The following proteins are encoded in a genomic region of Galbibacter sp. BG1:
- a CDS encoding sulfatase produces MKVKLKILLITLVITLYSCKEKKEEIAVAEKNAKRPNIIFMMSDDHAYQAISAYSDKLIKTPNIDRLAKEGMLFTNASVTNSICAPSRAVILTGKHSHINGKTDNHFPFDTTQITFPQYFQKAGYQTAMFGKLHFGNNPKGFDEFKILPGQGKYYNPDFITKSEGKINVEGYVTDIITDMTLNWLDNERNKEEPFMLMYLHKAPHREWLPAPRHYKEYIHKTFPEPETLFDDYEGRGTAAKTAEMNLLKHMNWAGDSKVYPKVMDELGIPDASGWDKKAFYREVGRMNEEQRASWDSVYMPMNEDFKKRYPNMTEKEKMQWRYQRYMQDYLGTIAAVDENVGRLLNYLDENGLTDNTLVVYTSDQGFYLGEHGWFDKRFVYEESFRTPLLIRWPSVVSPGSSTSEMVQNLDFAQTLMDAAGIEQPTDMQGESLMPLLKGKEDAWDREAVYYHYYEYPSIHMVKRHYALVSKRYKLIHFYYDVDEWELYDREKDPNEMQNVYNDPQYTDVVKELKQKLKEMRLEYGDSEELDKEYTEKYLQKINHIGKDVTKG; encoded by the coding sequence ATGAAAGTTAAACTTAAGATATTATTAATTACGTTAGTAATTACTCTATACAGCTGTAAAGAAAAAAAGGAAGAAATAGCTGTTGCTGAAAAAAATGCAAAGCGTCCAAATATCATTTTTATGATGTCGGACGACCATGCTTATCAAGCCATTAGTGCTTATAGTGACAAATTGATTAAAACACCTAATATAGATCGTTTGGCGAAGGAAGGGATGCTGTTTACAAACGCCAGCGTAACCAATTCTATTTGTGCACCATCCCGTGCGGTAATTTTAACGGGTAAGCATAGCCATATTAATGGGAAAACGGATAATCATTTTCCATTTGACACCACACAGATAACATTTCCTCAGTATTTTCAAAAGGCAGGATATCAGACAGCAATGTTTGGTAAACTACATTTTGGAAATAATCCAAAGGGATTTGATGAATTCAAGATTTTACCCGGACAGGGAAAATACTATAATCCGGATTTTATTACGAAATCGGAGGGGAAGATTAATGTTGAGGGCTATGTAACCGATATTATTACGGATATGACACTTAATTGGTTGGACAATGAACGCAATAAGGAAGAACCTTTCATGTTAATGTACCTTCATAAAGCTCCACATAGGGAATGGCTACCGGCTCCCCGACACTACAAGGAGTACATTCACAAAACATTTCCGGAACCAGAAACGCTATTCGATGATTATGAAGGAAGGGGAACAGCTGCTAAGACGGCTGAAATGAATTTATTAAAACACATGAATTGGGCCGGGGATAGCAAGGTTTATCCGAAAGTAATGGACGAATTAGGTATACCTGATGCTTCTGGTTGGGACAAAAAAGCATTTTACCGCGAAGTGGGACGGATGAACGAAGAACAAAGAGCAAGTTGGGACAGTGTTTATATGCCAATGAACGAAGACTTTAAAAAGCGTTATCCGAATATGACTGAAAAGGAAAAGATGCAGTGGAGATACCAACGTTATATGCAAGACTATTTAGGAACAATAGCAGCGGTAGATGAAAATGTGGGGCGTCTTTTGAACTATTTGGACGAGAATGGTCTAACCGATAATACCCTTGTAGTCTATACTTCTGATCAGGGCTTTTATTTAGGGGAACATGGATGGTTCGACAAACGCTTCGTGTATGAAGAATCATTTAGAACTCCATTGTTGATTCGTTGGCCTAGTGTTGTGTCTCCAGGAAGCTCTACTTCGGAAATGGTTCAAAATTTAGATTTTGCACAAACGTTGATGGATGCTGCGGGAATAGAACAACCAACCGATATGCAAGGAGAAAGCCTAATGCCTTTGCTGAAAGGCAAGGAAGATGCTTGGGATAGGGAGGCGGTCTATTACCATTACTACGAATACCCATCTATACATATGGTAAAGCGTCACTATGCCTTGGTGTCTAAAAGATATAAACTCATCCATTTCTATTATGACGTTGATGAGTGGGAGTTGTACGATAGGGAAAAAGACCCCAATGAAATGCAAAATGTATACAACGATCCTCAATACACCGATGTCGTTAAGGAATTGAAACAAAAATTAAAGGAAATGCGTTTAGAATATGGTGACTCAGAAGAATTGGATAAAGAGTACACAGAAAAATATTTGCAAAAAATTAATCACATAGGGAAAGATGTTACCAAAGGTTAA
- a CDS encoding PQQ-dependent sugar dehydrogenase — protein MLPKVKIKSYSIVLGCFLLVNTLGCKNTSENKETDIGTKKEKKIDSATVVAKATYENLCSGCHGQQMQAFVDREWKHGKSFDSLVKSISKGYMDAGMPAWENTLSAKEIQNLAEYITEGIEEVEKYGFKAEKLSSNVVRTDDYVITLDTVFSGIEIPWHMNWLPNGDMLVTARSGALFKIDSDGNKYQIKGVPKVRTKDQDGLFEIQIDPNFPKNNHVYLSYADLKIEGKDSLTTTVVSRFTLKDNMLSDKKMLFSANPYTNKQYHFGGKMTFDKEGHLYITVGDRGERDVNPQDLSKKAGKIHRINTDGSIPLDNPFICKEGAVSSIYSLGHRNPQGLAFHPETEELWEHEHGPRGGDEINIIRPGVNYGWPVVSYGINYDGTTFTEKLQQEGMKQPLHYWVPSIAPCGMTFVTSSRYNAWKGDLLVGSLRFKYLNRCVIENGKVVKEEKLLKNVGRLRNVIEGPDGYLYISVEKPGFIFRLIPSKL, from the coding sequence ATGTTACCAAAGGTTAAAATTAAATCGTATTCAATCGTATTAGGTTGTTTTTTATTGGTTAATACTCTTGGTTGTAAAAATACTTCCGAAAATAAAGAAACCGATATTGGCACAAAAAAAGAAAAAAAAATAGACAGTGCCACGGTAGTAGCAAAAGCTACTTATGAGAACCTATGCTCAGGTTGTCATGGACAGCAAATGCAGGCTTTTGTGGACAGGGAATGGAAGCATGGAAAATCATTTGATTCGCTGGTTAAGAGTATTTCAAAAGGATATATGGATGCAGGAATGCCTGCTTGGGAAAATACGTTAAGCGCAAAAGAAATACAAAATTTAGCGGAATATATAACGGAGGGTATAGAAGAAGTTGAAAAGTACGGTTTTAAAGCTGAGAAATTGTCTTCAAATGTCGTTAGGACGGATGATTATGTGATTACTTTGGATACTGTGTTTAGTGGTATTGAAATACCTTGGCATATGAATTGGTTGCCTAATGGTGATATGTTGGTAACTGCCCGTTCAGGTGCGCTTTTTAAAATTGATTCTGATGGAAACAAATATCAAATTAAGGGAGTGCCAAAAGTACGAACAAAAGATCAAGATGGTCTTTTTGAAATTCAAATCGACCCAAATTTTCCAAAAAACAATCATGTATACCTTTCCTACGCCGATTTAAAAATAGAAGGGAAAGATTCTCTTACCACTACTGTAGTGAGCAGGTTTACTTTAAAAGATAATATGTTATCGGATAAAAAAATGTTGTTTTCGGCAAATCCCTATACTAATAAGCAATATCATTTTGGAGGAAAAATGACTTTTGATAAAGAGGGACATTTATACATAACGGTAGGGGATCGAGGAGAACGGGATGTAAACCCGCAGGATCTATCTAAAAAGGCTGGTAAAATACATAGAATCAATACAGACGGCAGCATACCTTTGGATAATCCTTTTATATGCAAAGAGGGAGCGGTTTCATCGATTTATTCATTGGGGCATAGAAATCCGCAAGGACTGGCGTTTCATCCAGAAACAGAAGAATTATGGGAGCATGAGCACGGTCCTCGGGGAGGTGATGAGATTAATATCATTAGACCGGGTGTTAATTATGGATGGCCGGTTGTATCCTACGGAATAAACTATGATGGAACAACTTTTACCGAAAAGCTTCAACAGGAGGGGATGAAACAACCTCTGCATTACTGGGTTCCATCAATAGCCCCTTGCGGAATGACATTTGTAACTTCTAGCCGATACAATGCTTGGAAGGGAGATTTACTGGTTGGGTCTTTACGGTTTAAATATCTTAATAGATGCGTTATCGAAAATGGAAAGGTGGTCAAGGAAGAAAAGTTACTGAAAAACGTAGGAAGGTTACGTAATGTTATTGAAGGTCCTGATGGATACTTATACATTTCTGTGGAAAAACCAGGATTTATCTTCAGATTGATACCCTCAAAATTATAA
- a CDS encoding putative quinol monooxygenase, whose translation MSNQKLTIIAKILAKPEKKKLVKSELLKLIDVTRAENGCINYDSHQNNENENLFLFYENWESRELWQIHMNNTHLAGFMKATDEAVEEFTLKKVIHIE comes from the coding sequence ATGAGTAATCAAAAGTTAACCATTATAGCAAAAATTTTGGCAAAACCAGAAAAGAAAAAATTAGTAAAAAGTGAACTTTTGAAACTGATTGATGTTACTAGGGCAGAAAATGGATGTATTAATTATGATTCACACCAAAATAATGAAAATGAAAATCTATTCTTATTTTATGAAAATTGGGAAAGCAGAGAATTATGGCAAATACATATGAACAATACACACTTGGCTGGATTTATGAAGGCGACTGATGAGGCTGTAGAAGAATTTACCCTAAAAAAAGTGATACATATAGAATAG
- a CDS encoding L-dopachrome tautomerase-related protein: MKNYLYIIVVIAFFSCKQNTKQKETTTDEASQTMHFREKEIETFATVNEAVGNISFTVNGDLVYSHHPFFEPKIRVVKMNKETKQIEPFPNLDWNTPRESDENYLSNVLGVRNDENGIVWMIDMAQRNTIKPKIVGWNTKKDTLEKIYYIDKSTVEHSQPNDMVVDTKHKAFIIADEGIGKGGNGNAAAFIIVDMNTGTTRRVLEGHKTTKPENNPTVINGKKLAVNGNALLVGNDGITSDKDFEWIYYAPLNGTKIYRIKTIDLLNESLLEGELSAKIETYSEKPNNGGMSIDKDRNIYMTAVESNSVAVVFAKDRSVGTIAKNPNMVWPDGVSYNHIDGFMYVSAAQVNRGAIFNNGENKASQPFYIFRFKPITEGVPFR; the protein is encoded by the coding sequence ATGAAAAATTATTTATATATCATAGTGGTAATTGCTTTTTTTTCCTGTAAACAAAATACAAAGCAAAAGGAAACCACAACAGATGAAGCATCGCAAACAATGCATTTTAGAGAGAAAGAAATAGAAACTTTCGCAACTGTCAATGAAGCCGTAGGCAATATTTCATTTACAGTAAATGGAGATTTGGTTTATAGTCATCACCCATTTTTTGAACCCAAAATACGAGTGGTTAAAATGAACAAAGAAACAAAGCAGATAGAGCCCTTTCCTAATTTGGATTGGAATACACCAAGAGAATCTGACGAAAATTATTTGAGCAATGTATTAGGTGTTAGAAATGATGAAAATGGAATTGTTTGGATGATAGATATGGCACAACGTAATACCATAAAACCTAAGATTGTAGGTTGGAACACTAAAAAGGATACTCTTGAAAAAATTTATTATATAGATAAATCAACTGTAGAACATTCACAGCCCAACGATATGGTAGTTGACACCAAACATAAGGCATTCATTATTGCAGATGAAGGCATTGGAAAGGGTGGTAATGGTAATGCAGCTGCATTTATTATCGTAGATATGAATACAGGAACTACAAGACGTGTTCTTGAGGGTCATAAAACCACCAAGCCTGAAAACAACCCAACAGTTATTAATGGCAAAAAGTTGGCAGTTAATGGCAACGCTCTTTTGGTTGGTAATGACGGAATCACATCAGATAAGGATTTTGAATGGATTTACTATGCGCCTTTAAATGGTACAAAGATTTATCGAATAAAAACTATTGACTTATTAAATGAAAGTTTATTAGAGGGAGAGTTGAGTGCAAAAATAGAGACGTATTCTGAAAAACCAAACAATGGAGGTATGAGTATTGATAAGGATAGAAATATTTATATGACAGCGGTAGAGAGTAACTCTGTGGCCGTAGTTTTTGCTAAAGACCGGAGTGTAGGAACCATTGCCAAAAACCCAAATATGGTATGGCCTGATGGCGTAAGCTATAATCATATTGATGGTTTTATGTATGTTTCGGCAGCTCAAGTTAACAGAGGGGCAATTTTCAATAATGGAGAAAACAAAGCCTCACAGCCATTTTATATATTTAGATTTAAACCAATAACTGAAGGAGTTCCATTTAGATAA
- a CDS encoding cupin domain-containing protein, producing the protein MKHLIFIAVLIFSTILFGCKSNPVQNSVQDKNNKLEVNHFTFNDIPMDTISEGMTRRWFYGEKGQMAIFYMEKGAHIPWHKHPNEQITFIQEGKVKIKTIIEGKEVFKIVSAGEVIVFPENVPHEFWALEKTVDLDVHVPVRQDWLSEDLPDYLKNSK; encoded by the coding sequence ATGAAACATTTAATTTTTATCGCTGTACTAATTTTTAGTACCATCTTATTTGGGTGTAAAAGCAATCCAGTCCAAAACTCTGTTCAGGATAAAAACAATAAATTGGAAGTAAATCATTTTACTTTCAACGATATTCCGATGGATACTATTTCCGAAGGTATGACAAGGAGATGGTTTTATGGTGAAAAAGGGCAAATGGCGATTTTCTATATGGAAAAAGGAGCCCATATTCCTTGGCACAAACATCCTAATGAGCAAATAACATTTATTCAAGAAGGAAAAGTTAAAATTAAAACTATTATAGAAGGCAAGGAAGTATTTAAAATTGTTTCAGCAGGTGAAGTAATTGTTTTTCCCGAAAATGTACCTCACGAATTTTGGGCGTTAGAGAAAACAGTAGATCTGGACGTTCACGTTCCTGTGCGTCAAGATTGGCTTTCAGAAGATTTACCTGATTATTTAAAAAATAGCAAATGA
- a CDS encoding nitroreductase family protein, translated as MSFLESMKNRYTTKKYDSSKKIEEENIQELKEILQLSPSSINSQPWKFVFVSDKEIKQKLSEVSWLNTNKVIDSDTVVVFSRINDIHLFEKQIENELPIGAVNYYKEFIKPQSEEQIKSWFDRQVYLALGVFLSACAEKGIDATPMEGIEPDNYDKILNQQHYSTLMAVAIGYRDIEDLNQPLKKPKSRRDINKVIETI; from the coding sequence ATGAGTTTTTTAGAGTCAATGAAAAACCGTTATACAACAAAGAAGTATGACAGTAGCAAAAAAATAGAAGAAGAAAATATTCAAGAGTTAAAAGAAATTCTACAATTAAGTCCTTCTTCAATAAACAGTCAGCCTTGGAAGTTTGTGTTTGTCTCAGACAAAGAAATCAAACAAAAACTTTCAGAAGTGTCTTGGTTAAATACAAATAAAGTTATTGATAGTGATACGGTTGTCGTTTTCAGTCGAATTAATGACATTCATCTATTCGAAAAACAAATTGAAAATGAACTTCCTATAGGAGCAGTTAATTATTACAAAGAGTTCATAAAACCTCAATCGGAAGAGCAAATCAAATCTTGGTTTGACCGACAAGTTTATTTGGCTTTGGGTGTGTTTTTAAGTGCTTGTGCTGAAAAGGGAATCGATGCAACACCAATGGAAGGTATCGAACCTGACAATTACGATAAAATACTAAATCAGCAGCACTATTCTACTCTTATGGCTGTAGCAATAGGTTACAGGGACATTGAAGACCTTAACCAACCACTGAAAAAACCAAAATCAAGAAGAGATATTAACAAAGTAATAGAAACAATATGA
- a CDS encoding winged helix-turn-helix transcriptional regulator translates to MEAVEPKMLKFRGREYPCCASLTMGIIGGKWKTVILFYLMNEKLRYNELRKLMPTVTERTLSLQLKALEEDGLIKRKVYTSKPPLKVEYSLTDFGKTLIPLIQSIADWGDLVVEKYT, encoded by the coding sequence ATGGAAGCTGTAGAACCAAAAATGCTCAAATTCAGAGGTAGAGAATATCCTTGTTGTGCAAGTTTAACAATGGGAATAATAGGTGGAAAGTGGAAAACTGTTATTCTATTTTATTTGATGAACGAGAAATTGAGATATAATGAATTGAGAAAATTAATGCCAACTGTCACGGAAAGAACATTGAGCTTACAATTAAAAGCATTAGAAGAAGATGGTTTGATAAAAAGAAAGGTTTATACTTCAAAACCTCCTTTAAAAGTCGAGTACTCGCTAACAGATTTTGGAAAAACTTTAATTCCCTTAATTCAGTCTATTGCAGATTGGGGTGATTTAGTGGTTGAGAAATATACATAA
- a CDS encoding IS3 family transposase: MKLLIIRTNQGWLYLTAIIDLFDRQVIGWSLSTSLHTKQTIIPAWKMAVSKRKINMGLIFHSDRGIQYASKAFRTFIKSTSLVTQSMSRKGNCWDNSVAESFFKTLKVELVYDGEFKTIEQAKTAIFEYFEIWYNRKHLHSFLGYKTPFEVEREFYQFKNVA; encoded by the coding sequence ATGAAATTACTTATTATCAGGACCAATCAAGGATGGTTATATTTGACAGCTATTATTGATTTATTTGACAGGCAAGTAATCGGTTGGTCATTAAGTACAAGCCTGCACACCAAGCAAACCATTATTCCTGCGTGGAAAATGGCTGTAAGCAAACGTAAGATAAACATGGGTTTAATATTTCACTCGGATCGAGGAATACAATACGCCTCAAAAGCATTTAGAACATTTATAAAATCTACCTCTCTGGTAACCCAATCCATGAGCAGGAAAGGTAATTGTTGGGATAATTCCGTAGCTGAGTCTTTCTTTAAAACCTTAAAAGTAGAACTTGTTTATGATGGTGAGTTTAAAACTATAGAGCAGGCTAAAACTGCAATTTTTGAGTATTTCGAAATATGGTACAACAGAAAACATTTACACTCTTTTTTAGGGTATAAAACTCCTTTTGAAGTAGAACGAGAATTTTATCAATTTAAAAATGTAGCATAG
- a CDS encoding IS3 family transposase produces MKEYQVSIKRSCDVVGLTRSMWYYQTKRDDREVIDKLSELATKLPTRGFDEYYKRIRREGHIWNRKRVLRVYRQMKLKLRRKHKKRITDRVKHPLGAPGQLNQVWSMDFMSDVLSDGRKVRILNIMDDCNREVLAVDPGLNYPARKLVETLEQLEEEVGLPQTVRCDNGPEFISKTFGEWCDKKRIEIRYTQPGKPMQNGYIERLNRFYREDVLNAYWFNDLHHLRSLSNKWMEDYNNNHPHQSLGNKSPREYKPRFGEEFFPESDDINENLLNLAVSYIG; encoded by the coding sequence ATGAAGGAGTATCAGGTATCCATAAAGCGATCCTGTGATGTAGTAGGGCTGACCCGTTCCATGTGGTATTATCAGACTAAACGTGATGATCGTGAGGTAATCGATAAACTCTCAGAGTTGGCCACGAAGTTACCAACCCGGGGTTTTGATGAATATTATAAACGCATACGTCGCGAAGGCCATATCTGGAACCGAAAACGGGTATTACGGGTATACCGGCAAATGAAGCTTAAATTAAGACGTAAACATAAAAAGCGTATCACAGACAGGGTAAAACATCCTTTAGGGGCCCCTGGACAATTGAATCAAGTCTGGAGCATGGATTTTATGTCAGATGTTCTTTCTGATGGAAGAAAAGTACGCATCTTAAACATAATGGATGATTGCAACCGAGAAGTACTGGCTGTAGATCCAGGATTAAACTATCCTGCCAGAAAGTTGGTGGAAACATTAGAACAATTGGAAGAAGAGGTTGGGCTCCCGCAAACTGTCCGTTGTGACAACGGCCCTGAGTTTATATCCAAGACATTTGGTGAATGGTGCGATAAAAAACGTATCGAAATACGTTATACCCAACCGGGCAAACCGATGCAGAATGGATATATAGAACGCTTGAATAGGTTTTATAGAGAAGATGTATTAAATGCTTATTGGTTTAACGATTTACATCATTTACGGTCATTAAGCAATAAATGGATGGAAGATTACAACAATAACCATCCGCATCAATCATTGGGGAATAAATCCCCTAGGGAATACAAGCCCAGATTCGGGGAAGAATTCTTCCCCGAATCTGATGATATTAATGAAAATTTGTTGAATTTAGCCGTGTCTTATATTGGGTAA
- a CDS encoding transposase → MKKSRFTESQIIKVLKENEQGRAIGDIARELGIDKSTIYYWRKKYGGMEARELKRLKELEEENRKLKQMYADASLDNRMLKDLLSKKF, encoded by the coding sequence ATGAAAAAAAGTAGATTTACCGAAAGTCAGATCATTAAGGTCTTAAAGGAAAACGAACAAGGTCGAGCCATTGGCGATATTGCCCGTGAATTGGGTATCGATAAGAGCACCATATATTATTGGCGTAAGAAGTATGGGGGGATGGAGGCCCGAGAGCTAAAACGCCTGAAAGAACTGGAGGAAGAAAACCGCAAGCTCAAACAGATGTATGCGGATGCGAGCCTTGACAATCGAATGTTAAAAGATCTCTTGTCAAAAAAGTTCTAA
- a CDS encoding transposase, translating into MKNRYYNPELKERAVRLSYQRENIKELADELGIGVERIYKPCKAANSATLPKPENPMPDDALEVKRPRKALKEKELEQEILKKAVHIFSKSDGRSMDP; encoded by the coding sequence ATGAAAAATCGTTATTACAATCCTGAATTAAAGGAGCGAGCAGTTCGGTTAAGTTACCAGCGCGAGAATATAAAAGAATTGGCGGACGAACTAGGAATAGGGGTAGAAAGAATCTACAAACCGTGTAAAGCGGCTAACTCAGCTACATTGCCTAAGCCTGAAAATCCAATGCCCGATGATGCTTTAGAGGTTAAAAGGCCACGAAAAGCTCTTAAAGAAAAAGAACTTGAACAGGAGATCTTAAAAAAGGCCGTGCACATCTTCTCCAAGAGCGATGGGAGATCTATGGATCCATAG
- a CDS encoding NAD(P)H-dependent oxidoreductase, which produces MSIIDALEWRYAVKKFDREKLLSEKKINTLKKAFNLTATSYGLQPVKLVVISDKTIQFKLKSSSWNQAQVEEASHLLIFCIEDKINEAYIKSYFERVKHIRNTPDEVLAPFQDFLINDFESKTVEEIKQWAKNQAYLAMGNLLTVCALEGIDACPMEGFVPAEYDETLNLKERNLSSVLVLPVGYRAEDDMFASFKKVRKPLKDSVIDF; this is translated from the coding sequence ATGAGTATTATTGATGCTTTAGAGTGGCGTTATGCTGTTAAAAAGTTTGATAGGGAAAAATTACTTTCAGAGAAAAAAATAAATACCTTAAAAAAAGCTTTTAATTTAACGGCTACTTCTTACGGTCTTCAACCCGTAAAATTGGTAGTTATTTCAGATAAAACCATTCAATTTAAATTAAAGTCAAGTTCATGGAATCAAGCTCAAGTTGAAGAAGCTTCACATCTTTTAATATTTTGTATCGAAGACAAAATTAACGAGGCGTACATAAAGAGTTACTTTGAGAGGGTGAAGCATATTCGAAACACTCCAGATGAGGTATTGGCTCCTTTCCAAGATTTTCTAATCAATGATTTTGAGAGTAAAACCGTGGAGGAAATTAAACAGTGGGCTAAAAATCAAGCATACTTGGCTATGGGCAACCTTTTAACGGTTTGCGCTCTTGAGGGCATAGATGCTTGTCCCATGGAAGGTTTCGTGCCAGCGGAATACGACGAAACCCTTAATCTTAAAGAAAGGAACTTAAGTTCGGTTTTAGTACTTCCGGTAGGGTATCGTGCAGAAGACGATATGTTTGCCTCTTTTAAGAAGGTAAGGAAGCCTCTAAAGGATAGTGTTATCGATTTTTAA